A window from Alkalicoccobacillus plakortidis encodes these proteins:
- a CDS encoding NUDIX domain-containing protein produces MSSSNHKALEQYDVKKFRTPDGYTSDIAVFTIVPTHTEAYKPPKMDLKLLLIKRSDLNAEGDVNIEAGKWALPGGFVQENESAYEAAKRELLEETSIKDIHVKHFSVYDQPGRDPRGWIITNAHYAIVPESHLINRKANDDAAEVHLFTIEEVLELASTSQLAFDHDKIIKEAIKNIKTDLLQTTIAKEFLPKNFTFSELQAVLLTVTKDPAISSNQSFIRKIKTLPFIAAVPGMTTQRTSKTPTQLYTFIDMEIVKPIYTARY; encoded by the coding sequence ATGTCTTCAAGTAATCACAAAGCTCTTGAGCAATACGATGTAAAAAAATTTAGAACTCCAGATGGATATACTTCTGATATCGCAGTCTTCACGATCGTTCCTACACATACAGAAGCATACAAACCACCTAAGATGGATCTGAAGCTTCTGTTGATTAAAAGGTCGGATCTTAATGCAGAAGGCGATGTCAACATTGAAGCTGGAAAATGGGCCTTACCTGGAGGTTTTGTCCAAGAGAACGAGTCCGCCTATGAGGCAGCCAAGCGTGAACTCCTCGAAGAAACAAGTATAAAGGATATTCATGTTAAGCATTTTAGTGTTTACGATCAGCCAGGGCGCGATCCACGAGGATGGATTATCACAAATGCACATTATGCGATCGTTCCTGAGAGCCATCTCATTAATAGAAAAGCAAATGATGATGCAGCCGAAGTACATCTCTTCACTATTGAAGAAGTATTGGAGTTAGCTTCCACATCACAACTGGCTTTTGATCACGACAAGATAATAAAAGAAGCCATCAAGAATATCAAAACAGATCTATTACAAACAACCATTGCTAAAGAGTTCTTACCTAAAAATTTCACGTTCTCAGAACTTCAAGCAGTATTATTGACTGTCACCAAAGATCCAGCCATATCAAGTAATCAATCTTTTATTAGAAAGATCAAAACATTACCTTTTATTGCTGCAGTTCCAGGAATGACAACACAAAGAACATCAAAAACACCCACACAGCTTTATACGTTTATTGACATGGAAATCGTTAAACCAATCTACACGGCTAGATATTAA
- a CDS encoding S8 family peptidase: protein MKRKIGKLVVGLVCVTALVSVTDSASAAEEKVKYLIGFEKEAELEAFTDEVEQVGVFSIEEDQQKEDSTDIDVDIIFDYDYIPVLSVELDPEDVDALSEEDGIAYIEEDFEVSIQQSVPWGITRVQAPAAINRGTNGSGVRVAVLDTGISTHSDLTIRGGASFVPGEPNTSDLNGHGTHVAGTIAALNNSIGVVGVAPNADLYAVKVLGANGRGSIGGIAQGLEWAAANNMHIANLSLGSDAPSSTLEQAVNYATSRGVLVIAASGNNGSGNVGYPARYANAMAVGATDQNNNRANFSQYGAGLDIVAPGVGIQSTYPGNRYASLNGTSMATPHVAGAAALVKQRYPSWSASQIRNHLKNTSTNLGSSTLYGSGLVNADAASR from the coding sequence ATGAAAAGAAAGATTGGAAAACTTGTTGTAGGACTTGTTTGTGTAACAGCCCTTGTTAGTGTGACAGACTCAGCATCAGCTGCAGAAGAAAAGGTAAAGTACCTAATTGGTTTTGAAAAAGAAGCTGAACTTGAAGCTTTTACAGATGAAGTTGAGCAGGTTGGCGTATTCTCTATTGAAGAAGATCAGCAAAAAGAAGATTCGACTGATATTGATGTAGACATTATTTTTGATTACGATTATATTCCCGTATTATCAGTTGAGTTGGACCCTGAAGATGTTGATGCATTAAGTGAAGAAGATGGAATCGCATATATTGAAGAAGACTTTGAGGTATCAATCCAGCAATCGGTGCCTTGGGGTATTACTCGTGTACAAGCTCCAGCAGCGATTAACCGTGGAACAAATGGTTCAGGAGTAAGAGTGGCTGTATTGGATACAGGAATTTCTACACATAGTGATTTAACAATTCGTGGTGGAGCTAGCTTCGTGCCTGGTGAACCAAATACATCTGACTTAAATGGCCATGGTACCCATGTAGCTGGAACAATTGCAGCTTTGAATAACTCAATCGGCGTTGTAGGTGTAGCACCAAATGCTGATCTATATGCTGTAAAAGTTCTTGGGGCAAATGGTAGAGGAAGCATTGGAGGAATTGCACAAGGTTTAGAGTGGGCAGCTGCGAACAATATGCACATAGCAAACTTGAGCCTTGGTAGCGATGCACCTAGCTCAACTCTTGAGCAGGCTGTTAATTACGCTACAAGTCGCGGTGTATTAGTTATTGCGGCTTCAGGTAATAACGGTTCAGGTAACGTTGGATATCCTGCACGTTATGCTAATGCAATGGCAGTAGGAGCAACCGATCAAAATAATAACCGTGCTAACTTCTCTCAATATGGTGCAGGACTTGATATCGTAGCTCCAGGTGTAGGCATTCAAAGTACGTATCCTGGTAACCGCTATGCGAGCCTAAATGGTACATCTATGGCAACTCCTCACGTTGCAGGAGCGGCAGCACTTGTAAAACAACGCTATCCTTCTTGGAGTGCATCGCAAATCCGTAATCATCTGAAAAACACATCTACGAATCTAGGAAGCTCTACATTATATGGTAGTGGATTAGTAAACGCAGATGCCGCTAGTCGATAA
- a CDS encoding YrhK family protein produces the protein MLSKKEEQDYIDLQAGRFRLYFRKRYQLITTVNDLLIGFFFVVGSILNFFSSIEMVGNSLYLCGSLLLASRPVLRIMHDASLRNEMKHSRNYNPTKYQEDEKTTS, from the coding sequence ATGCTTTCAAAAAAAGAAGAACAAGACTATATTGATCTGCAAGCGGGGCGGTTTCGTCTCTATTTTAGAAAAAGATATCAGCTAATCACAACAGTAAATGACCTACTTATAGGTTTCTTTTTTGTGGTGGGAAGTATTCTAAACTTCTTCTCTTCCATTGAAATGGTAGGGAACTCGCTTTACTTATGTGGTAGCTTATTACTAGCAAGCAGACCCGTCCTGCGAATTATGCATGATGCATCACTACGAAATGAGATGAAGCATTCTCGTAATTATAACCCTACAAAATATCAAGAAGACGAAAAAACAACCAGTTAG
- a CDS encoding cysteine hydrolase family protein: MNKALINIDYTVDFVDTNGKLTCGKPGQDIEKEIVKVTKDFLKDQSYVVFAIDLHKENDQMHPEFNLFPPHNLEGTKGRFLFGELHELYQEHKDSSLTYWLDKTRYSAFAGTDLEMKLRERKITEIHLIGVCTDICILHTAIDAYNKGFKIVIHQHAVASFNAEGHKWALGHFENSLGATLV, encoded by the coding sequence ATGAATAAGGCGTTGATAAATATTGATTACACAGTTGATTTTGTTGATACAAATGGGAAACTAACTTGCGGAAAACCTGGTCAAGACATTGAAAAAGAAATAGTGAAAGTTACTAAGGACTTTCTTAAAGATCAATCTTATGTTGTTTTTGCGATTGATCTCCATAAGGAAAACGATCAAATGCATCCAGAGTTTAATCTATTTCCACCGCACAATCTAGAAGGTACTAAGGGTAGATTCCTTTTTGGAGAATTACATGAATTGTACCAAGAACATAAGGACTCCTCCCTCACCTACTGGTTAGATAAAACAAGATATAGCGCTTTTGCAGGTACGGATCTCGAAATGAAATTAAGAGAAAGAAAGATCACTGAGATTCATTTGATTGGGGTATGTACAGACATATGCATCTTACACACCGCAATCGATGCTTACAATAAAGGCTTCAAGATCGTGATTCATCAACATGCAGTAGCTAGTTTTAATGCAGAAGGACACAAATGGGCACTCGGACATTTCGAAAATTCTCTTGGAGCAACACTCGTTTAA
- a CDS encoding DUF402 domain-containing protein, producing MNELLFHNLHLPYEVRTFDIPKVGIKRFDNKYLVYDVLIDKQTILRHYSFKEYWFEINISFDMDGEFLQELDKETNFVWSYNFDICSPFFVEKGQVYNVDLMLDVLVRSDGSNYLIKDEEEFLEGYEMNWFSEYEKINALESCNKLVSIINEYRLRSFLEEIYPFQGLNQSGLQPKLKKSKLMNDSILEKNKRMSFY from the coding sequence ATGAATGAACTGTTATTTCATAATTTGCATTTACCATATGAGGTTAGAACGTTCGATATTCCCAAAGTGGGAATTAAAAGATTTGATAATAAATATCTTGTTTACGACGTTCTAATTGATAAACAAACAATACTTCGACACTACTCATTTAAAGAATATTGGTTTGAGATAAATATTAGTTTTGATATGGATGGAGAATTTCTTCAAGAATTGGATAAAGAAACAAATTTTGTTTGGAGTTACAACTTCGATATATGCTCTCCTTTTTTTGTAGAAAAAGGACAAGTTTATAATGTGGATTTAATGCTAGATGTATTAGTAAGAAGTGATGGGAGCAATTATCTTATAAAAGATGAAGAAGAATTCCTGGAAGGGTATGAAATGAACTGGTTCTCTGAGTATGAAAAAATAAACGCCTTAGAAAGCTGTAACAAGTTAGTGTCAATTATAAATGAATACAGATTGAGATCGTTCTTAGAAGAAATATACCCTTTCCAAGGTCTTAATCAATCCGGATTACAACCTAAATTGAAAAAGTCAAAATTAATGAACGACTCAATATTAGAAAAGAACAAAAGAATGTCTTTTTATTAG
- the nadD gene encoding nicotinate (nicotinamide) nucleotide adenylyltransferase, producing the protein MGKVGIFGSSFDPITDSHLFLAKTLADLCNFEYVIFVPCVSSRGDGKKMKASDEDRWNMIQLAIKDNPIFKADDFEMNAKAGIGKQYTYHTMEYFKEKYPDDEHYFIMGADILAEIDNQSVQPHQRWKFREELIKNNKFVVMSRDNIDMLKEISKSPILRKYHDGTRFHLVDKGISMEISSSYIRDEISMGRYPQYLMRDDVYDYIVTNEIYKHTTN; encoded by the coding sequence ATGGGTAAAGTAGGCATTTTCGGTTCATCTTTTGACCCGATCACAGACTCTCACTTATTCTTAGCAAAAACATTAGCTGATCTATGTAACTTCGAATACGTTATTTTTGTCCCATGTGTTAGCAGTCGTGGAGATGGAAAAAAGATGAAAGCAAGCGATGAAGACAGATGGAATATGATCCAATTAGCGATAAAAGACAATCCAATTTTTAAAGCTGATGATTTTGAAATGAACGCAAAAGCAGGAATTGGCAAACAATACACGTACCACACAATGGAATACTTCAAAGAGAAATACCCTGATGACGAACATTATTTCATTATGGGTGCTGACATTCTAGCTGAGATCGATAACCAAAGTGTGCAGCCTCACCAAAGGTGGAAGTTTAGAGAGGAATTAATAAAGAATAATAAGTTTGTTGTGATGTCTAGAGACAATATTGACATGTTAAAAGAAATATCAAAAAGCCCTATTTTGCGAAAATACCATGATGGCACTAGATTTCATTTAGTTGATAAAGGCATATCTATGGAAATCAGTTCTAGCTATATCCGAGATGAGATCAGTATGGGCAGGTACCCTCAATACCTCATGCGAGATGATGTCTATGATTATATTGTCACGAACGAGATCTATAAACATACAACCAATTAA
- a CDS encoding GNAT family N-acetyltransferase, protein MKLSIMKNVNNEKKTYIEDELYKYNLAHFPKDLRGRYEQIHLFIEDEYGNVRGGLLGEVCWNWLEVNYLIVDEDIRHLGYGTKLLLEIEKIAYEKKCDFIKVETLSFQALEFYEKHNFIVYGKLNNVGRDFEHYFLKKVLIN, encoded by the coding sequence ATGAAACTTAGTATAATGAAAAATGTTAACAATGAGAAAAAAACTTATATTGAGGATGAGCTTTATAAATATAACTTAGCACATTTTCCAAAAGATTTAAGAGGAAGGTATGAGCAAATACACTTATTTATAGAGGATGAGTATGGTAATGTCCGTGGTGGATTATTAGGTGAAGTCTGTTGGAACTGGTTAGAAGTAAATTATTTAATTGTGGATGAGGATATCCGTCATCTAGGCTATGGTACTAAGCTATTACTTGAAATAGAAAAAATAGCTTATGAGAAAAAGTGCGATTTTATAAAAGTTGAAACCCTTAGTTTTCAGGCATTAGAGTTTTATGAAAAACATAACTTTATCGTATATGGAAAACTTAATAATGTAGGGAGAGACTTCGAACATTACTTTCTAAAAAAAGTTCTAATTAATTGA
- a CDS encoding DUF4832 domain-containing protein: MKENTKLVHYFLVSVLLITLSVTVTTVKVEAAFSDSITIIDDFESYASDDELKSTYRLWSSGGNTVDWSLSQERAYDGTNSMLIVPKEPLDSWVAVSQHFTVSDWTDSTGISFWIHNDADEPLAFNFDIKSGSNAYGQEGTFTASFKEDGSSSWEENSFDSILIVPEDFAGLIRMAWDQFTEKSWQCPQGCDNDLNLALIEGYEFGYNPQANSTNRVYIDSISLWGTSEGGLGGSLAPEWATPANTFNLTYSPAPIDNPLKGFLPFSDSAAWRIDDNQLPYSMEFFYIPLNDIMTNFNEYDWSKLESRVDDITSRGNQAIFRVYLDYPHKPTGIPQFLLDLGLETRDYHYESNGGSNGTSVAPNYNDENLQLALLQFIEALGDKYDGDSRVGFIQAGLIGFWGEWHTYPQDGWTPIGSWDGELAEHEDGIATDWMPSLANQRAILQGLDDSFNETKILARYPTEFNRDLNIGYHDDSFAFQTLPPSLGGKDWHFAGRLQANQVIEKWKAEPIGGEMRPEIQIEMWNNDPPQYLGEPIEGAQGEDYYKSLELTHASWLKIQEVFQTPLEADAIERAREGSRSLGYEYFVPTAYVNSDSGQLQAAIHIQNTGVAPFYYDWEVDIAARDQNGKIKEWTTDWDLSYIIPNDEETGDTNEVLLEWTSNTSNVSEGSYDILVKVVNPLSETHSDAKGFHFANEEQEDNGWLEIGHIEVKGSR; encoded by the coding sequence ATGAAAGAAAACACTAAATTAGTACACTATTTTTTGGTTTCTGTTCTACTTATAACGTTATCAGTAACAGTTACTACTGTAAAAGTTGAAGCAGCATTTTCAGACTCAATTACAATCATTGATGACTTTGAAAGCTATGCCTCAGATGATGAATTAAAAAGTACATATAGACTCTGGTCATCTGGTGGAAATACTGTCGATTGGTCCTTAAGCCAAGAGCGTGCTTATGATGGTACAAATTCTATGTTAATCGTTCCTAAAGAGCCCTTAGACTCATGGGTAGCTGTATCTCAACATTTTACTGTGAGTGATTGGACAGATTCTACCGGTATTTCATTTTGGATACATAATGATGCTGATGAACCGTTAGCATTTAACTTTGATATTAAATCTGGATCAAACGCGTATGGTCAAGAAGGGACGTTTACAGCGTCTTTTAAAGAAGATGGAAGTTCTTCATGGGAAGAGAATTCTTTTGACAGCATATTGATTGTCCCAGAAGATTTTGCTGGCCTTATCCGAATGGCTTGGGATCAATTTACAGAGAAGTCGTGGCAATGTCCACAAGGATGTGACAATGATTTAAACCTAGCTTTAATTGAAGGGTACGAATTTGGCTATAATCCACAGGCGAATTCGACAAATAGAGTGTATATAGATTCAATCAGTCTATGGGGAACCTCGGAAGGCGGTTTAGGAGGATCTTTGGCTCCTGAGTGGGCAACTCCTGCGAACACGTTTAATCTTACTTATTCACCCGCACCGATTGATAACCCGTTAAAAGGATTTTTACCCTTTAGCGACTCAGCAGCATGGCGGATAGATGATAATCAACTACCATATAGTATGGAATTCTTCTATATTCCTCTAAATGATATTATGACGAATTTCAATGAGTATGATTGGAGCAAGTTAGAATCTAGAGTAGACGATATAACGTCGAGAGGAAATCAGGCTATTTTCAGGGTGTATCTCGATTATCCACATAAGCCAACTGGAATCCCTCAGTTTCTACTTGATCTCGGATTGGAAACAAGAGACTATCATTACGAAAGCAATGGGGGATCAAATGGAACGAGTGTGGCCCCAAATTATAATGACGAGAATCTACAGCTCGCATTATTGCAGTTTATTGAAGCTCTTGGAGATAAGTACGATGGAGATTCAAGAGTTGGTTTCATACAAGCTGGTTTAATAGGGTTTTGGGGTGAATGGCATACGTACCCACAGGATGGATGGACTCCAATTGGAAGTTGGGATGGTGAATTGGCTGAACACGAGGATGGAATTGCAACCGATTGGATGCCAAGTTTAGCCAACCAAAGAGCCATTTTGCAAGGCTTGGATGATTCATTTAATGAAACAAAAATACTTGCACGCTATCCAACGGAATTTAATCGTGATTTAAATATTGGTTATCACGATGATTCTTTTGCGTTTCAGACCTTACCTCCTAGTTTAGGTGGAAAGGACTGGCACTTTGCGGGGCGTCTGCAAGCTAATCAAGTGATTGAGAAATGGAAAGCAGAACCAATCGGTGGAGAAATGCGTCCGGAAATTCAAATCGAGATGTGGAATAACGATCCGCCTCAATATTTAGGTGAACCTATTGAAGGAGCACAGGGAGAGGATTATTACAAAAGTCTAGAATTAACTCATGCATCTTGGCTAAAAATTCAAGAAGTTTTCCAAACGCCACTTGAAGCAGATGCTATTGAACGAGCGCGTGAAGGTTCACGTAGTTTGGGGTATGAGTATTTTGTACCAACTGCCTATGTAAATTCAGACAGTGGTCAATTACAAGCAGCGATCCACATTCAAAATACTGGTGTGGCTCCTTTCTATTATGATTGGGAAGTGGATATAGCAGCAAGAGATCAGAACGGAAAAATAAAGGAATGGACTACCGACTGGGATCTCTCATACATCATACCCAATGATGAAGAGACAGGAGATACGAATGAGGTTTTGTTGGAGTGGACGAGTAACACTTCGAATGTAAGTGAAGGTAGTTATGATATTTTAGTTAAAGTCGTTAATCCTTTATCGGAAACTCATTCTGATGCGAAAGGATTTCATTTTGCTAATGAAGAGCAGGAAGACAACGGTTGGCTCGAAATCGGTCACATTGAGGTGAAAGGTTCACGTTAA
- a CDS encoding GNAT family N-acetyltransferase — MIKRIEKCKLKDVELIQKVSIETFNDTFKDQNSSDNMEAYLLKAYNLNQLEKELKNDSSEFYFIYVNDKIACYLKINVNEAQSEQMGSDYLEVERIYIRKDFQSKGLGKHLFEKVITIATDLGKKKIWLGVWEENKKALEFYHRLGFFQTGAHSFYMGDDEQIDLIMTKILD; from the coding sequence ATGATAAAAAGAATAGAAAAGTGCAAGCTTAAAGACGTAGAGTTAATTCAAAAGGTAAGTATTGAGACATTTAATGATACGTTTAAAGATCAAAATTCTTCAGATAATATGGAAGCTTACTTGTTAAAAGCTTATAATTTGAACCAATTAGAAAAGGAATTGAAAAATGATTCTTCCGAGTTCTATTTTATATATGTTAATGATAAAATCGCTTGTTATCTAAAAATAAACGTTAATGAGGCTCAATCAGAACAAATGGGTTCTGATTATCTTGAAGTAGAGAGAATATATATAAGAAAAGATTTTCAAAGTAAAGGTCTTGGAAAACATTTGTTTGAGAAAGTGATTACGATTGCAACTGATCTCGGTAAAAAGAAGATTTGGTTAGGCGTATGGGAAGAGAATAAAAAAGCTCTTGAATTTTACCATAGATTAGGATTTTTCCAAACGGGTGCACACTCTTTTTATATGGGTGATGATGAACAAATAGATCTAATCATGACAAAAATATTGGACTAG
- a CDS encoding MarR family winged helix-turn-helix transcriptional regulator: protein MEILREIGMIARSLDSISNIEFKRYDLAKGQYLYLVRICENPGIIQEKLAELIKVDRTSAARAIKKLEINGFIEKKEDEHNRKIKKLFPTEKGEGVYPFIIRENEHSNSVVLKGFSDKEVENLLLLLRRARKNAEIDWEFVKKGNKRNY from the coding sequence ATGGAAATACTGCGCGAAATTGGAATGATTGCAAGATCATTAGATTCTATTAGTAATATTGAATTTAAAAGATATGATCTAGCAAAAGGGCAATATTTGTATCTGGTTCGAATTTGTGAAAACCCAGGGATCATTCAAGAAAAGCTAGCAGAATTAATTAAAGTGGATCGAACAAGTGCAGCTCGAGCCATAAAAAAACTAGAAATCAACGGATTTATTGAGAAAAAAGAGGATGAACATAATAGAAAAATAAAAAAACTCTTTCCTACAGAAAAAGGAGAAGGTGTTTACCCTTTTATTATAAGAGAAAATGAACATTCAAACAGTGTCGTATTAAAAGGATTCTCAGATAAAGAAGTAGAAAATCTTTTATTATTATTACGAAGAGCTAGAAAAAATGCCGAAATCGATTGGGAATTTGTCAAAAAGGGAAACAAACGAAATTATTGA